From the Pieris napi chromosome 20, ilPieNapi1.2, whole genome shotgun sequence genome, one window contains:
- the LOC125059778 gene encoding 28S ribosomal protein S29, mitochondrial codes for MLSRNLRYACRRYSQAVTFRTTESSPTQQTDNQFGLFYTVNKDLCKQLYGHGGLPKSYTKQSKTFAETAIMVRQPALDIINCIKASDLNKPAIRYVLYGEDGTGKSMTIAHLLHYAFEEGYLIVHVPWVSDWLRRVLRHKEMANSLTREGLVDLPLDAAAWLLHFKTQNQHLLKSPEFIVSKEYVWSKREKTEAGAPLHELVELGIARVKYACDVVDAIVNEVKLLSNCKKCKTFVAVDGYNGFFNPLTRLKTPTKKKVAPEEVTLTTSILELTKNNWTNAVMVLSTDSIANPDDDTKNYLPQHLLFRKGFDHLDPFVPIKVDRYTDREFLTCASYYRDRLWLRGPQDMETELKLTSACNPFKFMEQCAPL; via the exons ATGCTATCCCGTAACTTACGGTATGCATGTCGTCGCTATAGTCAGGCTGTAACTTTCAGAACAACTGAATCTTCCCCC ACTCAACAGACTGATAATCAATTCGGTTTATTCTATACagtaaacaaagatttgtgtAAACAACTTTATGGTCATGGTGGACTTCCTAAGTCTTATACAAAGCAGTCAAAAACCTTTGCTGAAACTGCTATAATGGTGCGACAACCTGCATTGGATATAATCAACTGCATAAAAGCCTcagatttaaataaacctgCCATCAGATATGTTTTAT atGGTGAGGATGGAACAGGCAAATCTATGACTATTGCTCATTTATTGCACTATGCTTTTGAAGAGGGATACTTGATTGTTCATGTTCCTTGGG taTCGGACTGGTTGCGAAGGGTTTTACGCCATAAGGAAATGGCAAATTCACTGACTCGTGAAGGGCTTGTAGACCTACCACTTGATGCAGCTGCTTGGTTGTTGCattttaaaactcaaaatcaaCACTTGTTAAAGTCACCAGAA TTCATTGTATCAAAGGAATATGTTTGGAGTAAAAGAGAGAAAACGGAAGCTGGTGCACCATTACATGAACTTGTTGAACTGGGCATTGCAAGAGTAAAATATGCTTGTGATGTGGTTGATGCCATTGTAAATGAAGTTAAACTCCTCTCAAATTGTAAAAA gtgtAAGACCTTTGTTGCCGTGGATGGGTACAATGGATTCTTTAATCCTCTGACTCGTCTAAAAACTCCCACAAAGAAAAAGGTTGCACCAGAAGAGGTCACGTTGACTACGTCTATTTTGGAACTTACCAAAAACAACTGg acaaatgcTGTGATGGTGCTTAGTACAGATTCAATCGCAAATCCTGATGATGACACTAAGAATTATCTGCCGCAACATTTGTTATTTAGAAAG GGCTTTGATCACTTAGATCCTTTTGTTCCGATAAAAGTTGACCGTTACACTGATAGAGAATTTCTCACTTGTGCAAGTTACTACAGGGACAGGCTTTGGCTAAGAGGACCACAGGACATGGAGACAGAACTTAAGCTTACTAGTGCTTGTAATCCATTCAAGTTTATGGAACAGTGTGCaccattataa
- the LOC125059780 gene encoding ATP synthase subunit g, mitochondrial yields MAGAVAKIPSLINTALSEARPKFAIFMKYAKVELAPPKLNEIPQIKAGISKLLSSFKSGAWKQQTVKQATLNTLVGAEVLFWFYVGECIGKRHIVGYKV; encoded by the exons ATGGCTGGAGCTGTAGCTAAAATACCGTCGTTAATTAAca CGGCCCTCTCTGAAGCTAGACCTAAATTTgcaatttttatgaaatacgCTAAGGTTGAGCTTGCACCTCCTAAGCTAAACGAGATCCCTCAAATAAAAGCTGGTATTAGTAAGTTGTTGTCCAGTTTTAAGTCTGGTGCATGGAAGCAGCAAACAGTTAAACAGGCTACTCTTAACACCCTTGTTGGAGCTGAAGTGCTTTTCTGGTTCTATGTTGGAGAATGTATTGGAAAGCGTCACATTGTCGGATACAAAGTCTAA
- the LOC125059775 gene encoding dolichyl-diphosphooligosaccharide--protein glycosyltransferase subunit 2 isoform X1, with the protein MIFKVALAFISTVAACSAILQGTIDVNRLQGILQEGLGSKDLSSIYYSVKGLKQINAKIPDICQVIKSANYDLNNIEQIFYLTNAAALSGCQNFLKPDVLSAPVRALDKKDASLIEMYHAVYSLKAIGKGQTFEKEEALKNLIQLLKKDDTPANYGYVFALCEHMGCEAWTAQHSEGVLLSADESDSKSLHFEGGLPVTSFLLTTILRSYKSLKKPAPLTLDQRYKFATYLVSRRSVNTPRGAALLLEAAVAIADDQPTPISVAFKDRKYITSELDTIEFSVTDIIGRAIPSLKPEEVVAQSGTRLADDVVVLSKQPLTQKQNDQTTYILNLNKIKTQYGMYKISLAAGTKSANFNVAVLGEIQLGNLELGIGDVDGTTSPKVTTLAFPNKLTDVLQADHLQKVSLKFSVKDKWGKPVLVQQAFVRVAPSSGDDEAIFVAEPDNTKAYKVDLNVAAVGKLVQQKSGRYSLSVYLGDSAVSNPLLWDLGEIAFNFGKDAVAIGEDKSRANSVNRGPLPEISHKFREPDARPPRLVSDVFAAACAAPLLLLLLLWARIGINFGNLPFTPAALVFHLALGGSLALYGLFWLQLSMFATLRYLAPLAVVTFLSGHSLLRRLAQDKKR; encoded by the exons ATGATTTTCAAAG taGCTTTGGCTTTCATTAGCACAGTGGCAGCGTGTTCTGCAATACTTCAAGGGACAATAGATGTTAATAGACTACAAGGCATATTACAAGAAGGTCTTGGAAGTAAAGATTTGAGCTCAATTTACTATTCAGTCAAAGGACTGAAGCAAATTAACGCCAAAATTCCTGATATTTGCCAG GTCATTAAATCAGCAAACtatgatttaaataacattgaaCAAATATTCTACCTTACAAATGCTGCTGCCCTTTCTGGGTGCCAGAATTTCTTAAAACCTGATGTATTAAGTGCCCCAGTGAGGGCACTAGACAAAAAAGATGCTTCACTTATAGAGATGTACCATGCAGTGTATTCTCTTAAGGCAATTGGAAAAGGTCAAACATTTGAAAAAGAAGAGGCCcttaaaaatctaattcaaTTATTGAAGAAAGATGACACACCAGCTAA TTATGGATATGTGTTTGCTTTATGTGAGCATATGGGATGTGAAGCTTGGACAGCACAGCACTCTGAAGGGGTCCTGCTATCAGCTGACGAGAGTGACTCCAAATCTCTTCACTTTGAAGGTGGCCTTCCCGTTACCTCCTTCCTTTTAACAACTATTCTCAG atCATACAAAAGCCTTAAGAAGCCAGCCCCACTGACTTTAGACCAGCGCTACAAGTTTGCCACATACTTGGTGTCTAGGCGTTCTGTGAACACTCCCCGTGGGGCTGCCCTATTACTAGAAGCTGCTGTAGCAATTGCTGATGATCAG CCAACCCCAATCAGTGTAGCATTCAAGGACAGGAAGTACATCACCTCGGAATTAGACACCATAGAGTTCTCTGTCACTGACATTATTGGCAGAGCAATTCCATCCCTTAAACCAGAGGAAGTTGTTGCACAATCTGGCACCAGGCTGGCCGATGATGTAGTTGTGCTTTCCAAACAACCTTTaactcaaaaacaaaatgatcAAACAACTTACATCCTCAATCTGAATAAGATTAAGACACAATATGGCATGTACAAAATCTCCTTGGCTGCGGGAACCAAATCGGCTAACTTTAATGTTGCGGTGTTGGGTGAAATACAATTGGGTAATTTGGAACTTGGTATTGGAGATGTCGATGGAACAACCAGCCCCAAGGTGACCACTCTTGCCTTCCCCAATAAACTTACTGATGTGCTGCAGGCTGATCATTTACAGAA GGTATCATTGAAGTTCAGTGTAAAAGACAAATGGGGCAAGCCAGTGTTAGTTCAGCAGGCATTTGTGCGAGTAGCTCCATCCAGTGGAGATGATGAGGCAATCTTTGTTGCAGAACCCGACAATACTAAGGCTTATAAGGTTGACTTG AATGTAGCAGCTGTTGGAAAGTTGGTACAGCAGAAATCTGGTCGTTACTCCTTAAGCGTCTACCTCGGTGATAGTGCTGTCTCCAACCCGTTGCTCTGGGACCTCGGGGAGATCGCATTTAACTTTGGAAAGGATGCTGTAGCTATTG GTGAAGATAAATCCCGGGCCAATTCAGTGAACAGAGGACCATTGCCTGAGATTTCTCACAAGTTCCGTGAGCCGGACGCGCGTCCCCCAAGACTGGTCTCGGATGTGTTCGCGGCCGCATGTGCCGCCCCCCTGCTTCTCTTGCTCCTGCTTTGGGCAAGGATTGGAATTAACTTCGGAAACCTGCCTTTCACACCGGCTGCGCTCGTCTTCCATCTTGCGCTCGGAG GTTCCCTGGCGCTGTACGGCTTATTCTGGCTGCAGCTTTCGATGTTCGCGACGCTGCGTTATTTGGCGCCTCTTGCGGTTGTCACATTCCTCTCGGGTCACAGCCTTCTGCGCCGCCTGGCGCAAGACAAGAAGCGCTAG
- the LOC125059775 gene encoding dolichyl-diphosphooligosaccharide--protein glycosyltransferase subunit 2 isoform X2, whose translation MIFKALAFISTVAACSAILQGTIDVNRLQGILQEGLGSKDLSSIYYSVKGLKQINAKIPDICQVIKSANYDLNNIEQIFYLTNAAALSGCQNFLKPDVLSAPVRALDKKDASLIEMYHAVYSLKAIGKGQTFEKEEALKNLIQLLKKDDTPANYGYVFALCEHMGCEAWTAQHSEGVLLSADESDSKSLHFEGGLPVTSFLLTTILRSYKSLKKPAPLTLDQRYKFATYLVSRRSVNTPRGAALLLEAAVAIADDQPTPISVAFKDRKYITSELDTIEFSVTDIIGRAIPSLKPEEVVAQSGTRLADDVVVLSKQPLTQKQNDQTTYILNLNKIKTQYGMYKISLAAGTKSANFNVAVLGEIQLGNLELGIGDVDGTTSPKVTTLAFPNKLTDVLQADHLQKVSLKFSVKDKWGKPVLVQQAFVRVAPSSGDDEAIFVAEPDNTKAYKVDLNVAAVGKLVQQKSGRYSLSVYLGDSAVSNPLLWDLGEIAFNFGKDAVAIGEDKSRANSVNRGPLPEISHKFREPDARPPRLVSDVFAAACAAPLLLLLLLWARIGINFGNLPFTPAALVFHLALGGSLALYGLFWLQLSMFATLRYLAPLAVVTFLSGHSLLRRLAQDKKR comes from the exons ATGATTTTCAAAG CTTTGGCTTTCATTAGCACAGTGGCAGCGTGTTCTGCAATACTTCAAGGGACAATAGATGTTAATAGACTACAAGGCATATTACAAGAAGGTCTTGGAAGTAAAGATTTGAGCTCAATTTACTATTCAGTCAAAGGACTGAAGCAAATTAACGCCAAAATTCCTGATATTTGCCAG GTCATTAAATCAGCAAACtatgatttaaataacattgaaCAAATATTCTACCTTACAAATGCTGCTGCCCTTTCTGGGTGCCAGAATTTCTTAAAACCTGATGTATTAAGTGCCCCAGTGAGGGCACTAGACAAAAAAGATGCTTCACTTATAGAGATGTACCATGCAGTGTATTCTCTTAAGGCAATTGGAAAAGGTCAAACATTTGAAAAAGAAGAGGCCcttaaaaatctaattcaaTTATTGAAGAAAGATGACACACCAGCTAA TTATGGATATGTGTTTGCTTTATGTGAGCATATGGGATGTGAAGCTTGGACAGCACAGCACTCTGAAGGGGTCCTGCTATCAGCTGACGAGAGTGACTCCAAATCTCTTCACTTTGAAGGTGGCCTTCCCGTTACCTCCTTCCTTTTAACAACTATTCTCAG atCATACAAAAGCCTTAAGAAGCCAGCCCCACTGACTTTAGACCAGCGCTACAAGTTTGCCACATACTTGGTGTCTAGGCGTTCTGTGAACACTCCCCGTGGGGCTGCCCTATTACTAGAAGCTGCTGTAGCAATTGCTGATGATCAG CCAACCCCAATCAGTGTAGCATTCAAGGACAGGAAGTACATCACCTCGGAATTAGACACCATAGAGTTCTCTGTCACTGACATTATTGGCAGAGCAATTCCATCCCTTAAACCAGAGGAAGTTGTTGCACAATCTGGCACCAGGCTGGCCGATGATGTAGTTGTGCTTTCCAAACAACCTTTaactcaaaaacaaaatgatcAAACAACTTACATCCTCAATCTGAATAAGATTAAGACACAATATGGCATGTACAAAATCTCCTTGGCTGCGGGAACCAAATCGGCTAACTTTAATGTTGCGGTGTTGGGTGAAATACAATTGGGTAATTTGGAACTTGGTATTGGAGATGTCGATGGAACAACCAGCCCCAAGGTGACCACTCTTGCCTTCCCCAATAAACTTACTGATGTGCTGCAGGCTGATCATTTACAGAA GGTATCATTGAAGTTCAGTGTAAAAGACAAATGGGGCAAGCCAGTGTTAGTTCAGCAGGCATTTGTGCGAGTAGCTCCATCCAGTGGAGATGATGAGGCAATCTTTGTTGCAGAACCCGACAATACTAAGGCTTATAAGGTTGACTTG AATGTAGCAGCTGTTGGAAAGTTGGTACAGCAGAAATCTGGTCGTTACTCCTTAAGCGTCTACCTCGGTGATAGTGCTGTCTCCAACCCGTTGCTCTGGGACCTCGGGGAGATCGCATTTAACTTTGGAAAGGATGCTGTAGCTATTG GTGAAGATAAATCCCGGGCCAATTCAGTGAACAGAGGACCATTGCCTGAGATTTCTCACAAGTTCCGTGAGCCGGACGCGCGTCCCCCAAGACTGGTCTCGGATGTGTTCGCGGCCGCATGTGCCGCCCCCCTGCTTCTCTTGCTCCTGCTTTGGGCAAGGATTGGAATTAACTTCGGAAACCTGCCTTTCACACCGGCTGCGCTCGTCTTCCATCTTGCGCTCGGAG GTTCCCTGGCGCTGTACGGCTTATTCTGGCTGCAGCTTTCGATGTTCGCGACGCTGCGTTATTTGGCGCCTCTTGCGGTTGTCACATTCCTCTCGGGTCACAGCCTTCTGCGCCGCCTGGCGCAAGACAAGAAGCGCTAG